One part of the Pieris napi chromosome 4, ilPieNapi1.2, whole genome shotgun sequence genome encodes these proteins:
- the LOC125048655 gene encoding uncharacterized protein LOC125048655 isoform X2, with protein MNDPWDVKCVRQSGQYVSCIKLNGVPLLPPVLSKECRKEMQYYKLLAIEVEKRIQALKTFLLESDDTESTEDKTDAPELPESEQNDNSPNDKKDFNSNSIITKDLEKSTLQVESPVTELESLSKTPSKFTIDLSLSINEKNGFQDTNSIEVPVRDCECSNEMANNESKIDSSKVVEDKIVFSVSVKKEELTEPLSNHLYEDDPPSLTAKSFTGSLNNIHTDSKGYESIPLSRQRSYTILTPSPMLLAHLEVQSLNTGVEINSISMSESTSNLYSPNKKRRSWDLESAKVKWSSMALELKQKNIDQASKNQKAITKPARKTPPSASTHLRARSLARESTKRITNTYTPNKSEPITKPKKSQSPVRNTTTIGKISKTPVMKVNPKEIEKKQSPKPVVSESEDPATRVRELYEKIQKQQLAQMATLVEKQKKEQMLLQQVFEEQNNMLYNQLQTICPKPPNDVKEAWVEKTDRGPVSLNQLINYKSSDSCESPVQSTITDTNTYLNRCDNVLKKSRDITSSIKKGKVSQVAEKSPPKPTQSVKRSQSPVRRNGTSRKLTYDTSSDREYELILTDRTNDTMADLNVTFPSDNSDECPYTPPKNTKTNRKNASPTAMPLAEPCKSTDRAIKSMEETIHNSIKSMCSRRAPSVCRQTTPQERAAATKIVAYAKGFLVRRLMRTERVQGTVQTIKDALLCALQLHQDREGIRGADVDLHRRLIQQITAACYSLHDTFITSTAAERCAMINADRGRRRSLANRPPIRQHRPTDF; from the exons ATGAACGATCCGTGGGATGTCAAATGTGTCCGACAATCTGGCCAATATGTGTcgtgtattaaattaaatggtgTACCCCTTCTACCACCGGtt CTCTCCAAGGAATGTCGCAAAGAAATgcagtattataaattattggcAATAGAAGTTGAGAAAAGAATTCAAGcactaaaaacatttttacttgAAAGTGATGACACAGAGTCTACTGAAGACAAGACCGATGCCCCTGAACTTCCTGAGTCAGAACAAAATGATAATTCACCCAATGATAAAAAAGATTTCAATTCTAATTCAATTATCACAAAAGATCTGGAAAAAAGTACCCTACAGGTAGAATCTCCAGTAACAGAATTAGAGAGTTTATCTAAGACCCCATCAAAGTTTACAATAGACCTAAGTTTAAgcattaatgaaaaaaatggtTTCCAAGACACAAATTCTATTGAAGTTCCAGTCAGAGACTGTGAATGTTCTAACGAAATGGCAAATAATGAATCTAAGATTGATTCTTCTAAAGTAGTCGAGGATAAAATTGTCTTTAGTGTCAGTGTAAAGAAAGAAGAATTAACTGAACCCCTTTCCAATCATCTTTATGAAGATGATCCTCCTTCTCTTACTGCAAAAAGTTTTACAGGCTCTTTGAACAATATTCATACAGATAGCAAAGGTTATGAAAGCATTCCGCTATCTCGCCAAAGATCTTACACAATTTTAACACCCAGTCCTATGCTGCTTGCACATTTAGAAGTCCAGTCTTTGAACACTGGAgttgaaataaattctatatcTATGAGTGAGTCCACATCTAACCTATATTCTCCTAATAAAAAGCGAAGAAGTTGGGACTTGGAATCTGCAAAAGTAAAGTGGTCATCTATGGCACTTGAATTAAAGCAAAAGAACATTGACCAAGCTAGTAAAAACCAGAAAGCTATTACTAAACCAGCTAGAAAGACGCCACCCTCTGCATCAACACACTTAAGAGCACGGTCCCTTGCCCGGGAAAGTACAAAACGAATTACTAATACCTATACTCCAAACAAATCGGAACCCATaacaaaaccaaaaaaaagtcaaagtcCAGTACGAAACACCACAACAATTGGTAAGATTAGTAAAACTCCAGTTATGAAAGTGAATCCTAAAGAAATAGAAAAGAAACAATCACCAAAACCAGTTGTATCGGAGTCGGAAGACCCCGCCACTAGAGTCAGAGAACtttatgaaaaaatacaaaagcaGCAGCTTGCCCAAATGGCTACTTTAgtggaaaaacaaaaaaaggaGCAAATGCTTTTGCAACAAGTTTTTGAAGAGCAGAACAACATGTTATATAATCAACTCCAGACTATTTGCCCAAAACCCCCAAACGATGTTAAGGAAGCATGGGTTGAGAAAACAGACAGGGGCCCTGTTAGCTTGAACCaattaatcaattataaaagttCAGACTCTTGTGAAAGTCCCGTCCAATCCACTATTACAGATACTAATACCTACTTAAATCGTTGTGATAATGTTCTTAAAAAGTCAAGAGACATTACATCAAGTATAAAGAAAGGAAAGGTCAGTCAGGTCGCTGAAAAAAGCCCACCGAAACCGACACAGAGCGTAAAAAGAAGCCAGTCCCCTGTACGTAGAAATGGAACTTCGAGAAAGCTAACGTACGACACGTCTTCTGATCGTGAATATGAACTTATTTTAACCGACCGGACGAACGATACGATGGCAGATTTAAATGTGACTTTTCCGTCTGACAATAGTGACGAATGCCCTTACACTCCACcgaaaaatactaaaactaaCCGCAAGAACGCTAGCCCTACAGCGATGCCTCTTGCGGAGCCTTGCAAGTCCACCGACAGAGCTATTAAGAGCATGGAGGAAACTATACATAATTCCATTAAAAGTATGTGTTCCAGAAGAGCGCCAAGTGTTTGCCGGCAGACGACCCCACAAGAG CGCGCAGCGGCAACAAAGATCGTGGCGTATGCCAAAGGTTTCCTCGTGCGCAGACTGATGCGCACGGAACGCGTGCAGGGCACCGTTCAGACTATCAAAGACGCGTTGTTATGCGCGCTGCAGTTGCATCAGGATCGCGAGGGTATCAGAGGGGCTGATGTTGATTTACATAGGCGCCTGATTCAGCAG ATAACAGCAGCGTGCTACTCTCTCCACGATACATTTATAAC
- the LOC125048656 gene encoding granzyme K-like has product MATTIFIFLLDYVPGFETAFKSSLQNLNENITIDICDSRLLNEILKIQEFNSVYRDLHHENISRNYIDKLSPYQALFDMKNSAEGYNYRIGISALNIFHDKIAREYFPAQAPFLVAIFETLSNITAQTCSGVLLTKNWVLTASTCINVLPYLYRNGSATGRSYHTVIANSTNPLSDGSVHNVTDVVLYPKKRVPLALMRINPSIEVKPLQLYNSNFMDNLQTMVYGWSIYKNENGSDVMKTSIVESTARKCDANHAIKGTHSLLCLIARKPTNEYKMNSGGPVLVLRHKKVYLLGIALVDRISFVVPLNHYYGWINYILKQYCIFYFIRLCQKSFIITYVFLTIEFPIKFLLYSNLIITI; this is encoded by the exons ATGGCAaccactatttttattttcttattggATTATGTACCGG gTTTCGAAACTGCTTTTAAATCGAGTCTCCAGAACTTAAATGAGAATATTACCATCGATATTTGTGATTCAcgtttattgaatgaaatacttaaaattcaaGAATTTAATAGCGTATACAGAGATTTACACCATGAAAATATATCACGAAATTACATTGATAAATTAAGTCCATATCAAGCTTTATTTGATATGAAGAATTCCGCCGAAGGCTACAATTACCGGATCGGTATTTCAgctttgaatatttttcatgATAAAATAGCACGAGAATATTTTCCCGCACAAGCGCCATTTTTGGTTGCCATATTTGAAACCCTCTCAAATATTACCGCGCAAACATGTAGTGGAGTGCTTTTAACCAAAAATTGGGTCCTTACTGCATCTACTTGTATTAATGTGCTGCCGTATCTGTATAGAAATGg GTCGGCCACAGGTAGAAGTTACCATACGGTTATCGCGAATTCGACCAACCCTCTATCTGACGGTTCTGTACACAACGTGACAGACGTGGTCCTTTATCCAAAAAAGCGCGTGCCCTTAGCATTGATGAGAATTAACCCGAGCATTGAAGTTAAACCACTGCAATTGTATAACAGTAACTTTATGGATAACTTACAAACTATGGTCTACGGATGGTCTATTTACAAG aatgAAAATGGGAGTGATGTCATGAAAACTAGTATTGTGGAATCAACAGCCCGTAAATGCGATGCAAACCATGCTATTAAAGGAACACATTCGTTGTTATGTCTGATCGCCAGAAAGCCTACAAATGAATACAAG ATGAATTCCGGAGGTCCAGTGCTGGTATTACGTCACAAGAAAGTGTATCTCTTGGGTATTGCACTAGTCGATCGCATCTCTTTCGTGGTACCTTTAAACCACTATTATGGTTggatcaattatattttaaaacaatattgcattttttattttattcgtttATGCCAGAAATCTTTTATCATTACGTATGTATTTCTTACCATagaatttccaataaaattccTATTGTAtagtaacttaataataactatttag
- the LOC125048657 gene encoding protein-S-isoprenylcysteine O-methyltransferase, translating to MSGLINRQKYSAAFVASSYFCISASILTVTLFSGNILGHTSELWALKYWGPALYLCLLNFTLRYSLKGFPYEVALRSAFLGSVFALGLYLTSLTAAWRAFGLYIIALSIFHFSEFFAVALTNPRTLTIDSFILNHSYQYWLAAIASWIEMSVECYFFPGLKSAQWLTMLGVAMCISGEVWRKMAMFTAKTNFNHHVQTVKKADHQLVTGGVYAFCRHPSYMGWFYWSIGTQMILINPICLVIYAIVSWSFFQERIYAEEMFLVSFFGNHYLEYQKQVGTGIPFVRGYVPDDSW from the exons ATGAGTGGTTTGATAAATCGACAGAAGTACTCCGCAGCTTTTGTGGCTTctagttatttttgtatttctgcTAGTATATTGACGGTGACTCTATTTTCTGGAAACATATTGGGTCACACATCAGAATTGTGGGCGTTAAAGTACTGGGGACCAGCATTGTATTTATGCCTACTTAATTTTACCCTTCGGTATTCATTAAAAGGCTTCCCATATGAA GTTGCCTTAAGATCAGCATTTCTAGGATCAGTGTTCGCATTAGGATTATATTTGACTTCATTAACTGCAGCATGGAGGGCATTTGGCCTGTATATAATAGCACTTTCAATATTTCATTTCTCTGAATTCTTTGCTGTTGCACTTACAAATCCAAGAACATTAACTattgattcatttattttaaatcatagtTATCAGTATTGGCTTGCTGCAATCGCTAGTTGGATTGAGATGTCAGTTGAGTGTTATTTCTTTCCTG GCCTCAAATCAGCACAATGGTTGACAATGCTAGGTGTTGCTATGTGTATTAGTGGAGAAGTGTGGAGGAAAATGGCTATGTTTACAGCTAAAACCAACTTTAATCATCAT GTACAAACAGTAAAGAAAGCAGATCATCAACTTGTTACAGGTGGAGTGTATGCATTTTGCCGACATCCTAGCTACATGGGTTGGTTTTATTGGTCAATCGGTACACAG ATGATTCTTATAAACCCAATATGCTTGGTGATCTATGCCATAGTGTCATGGTCTTTCTTTCAAGAGCGTATTTATGCAGAGGAAATGTTCCTTGTGTCTTTCTTTGGAAACCATTACCTTGAATATCAGAAGCAGGTTGGCACTGGGATCCCATTTGTCAGAGGATATGTTCCTGATGACAGCTGGTGA